In Crinalium epipsammum PCC 9333, the following are encoded in one genomic region:
- a CDS encoding HARBI1 family protein: MDSSEQARARPTDYSEQKKFYSGKKKNHTLKNQFIILPDGSEIVDVTIGKPGPSSDINMFRERLANFEVSQKFKADKGYLGENQIETPHKKRKNQELSPQQKQENKEISTQRIVVEHIIRLVKIFRIAQDRFRLRSQHYDQVIQIVCGLVRLRIGALILAV, encoded by the coding sequence GTGGATAGCTCAGAACAAGCTAGAGCAAGACCTACCGACTACAGCGAACAGAAAAAGTTTTATTCAGGGAAGAAGAAAAATCATACACTAAAAAACCAGTTTATTATTTTACCAGATGGTTCAGAAATAGTCGATGTAACAATAGGAAAACCTGGCCCAAGTAGCGATATTAATATGTTTAGAGAAAGATTGGCAAATTTTGAGGTTAGTCAGAAGTTTAAAGCGGATAAAGGTTATCTAGGAGAAAACCAAATTGAAACACCCCATAAAAAACGTAAAAATCAAGAATTAAGCCCTCAACAAAAGCAAGAAAACAAAGAAATATCAACGCAACGAATTGTAGTTGAACATATCATTAGATTGGTGAAAATATTTCGGATAGCCCAGGACAGATTTAGGTTAAGATCACAACATTATGACCAAGTAATCCAGATAGTTTGTGGTTTAGTTAGGTTGAGGATCGGAGCCTTAATACTAGCAGTGTAA
- a CDS encoding helix-turn-helix domain-containing protein, whose protein sequence is MSSLLEYITSNPQETKRLLGIDYQQLQWLIVEAEALFNQFQGGEEETKIRIIKKGGGRKPKLSVTEQILLTLVYLHHMPTFQLLGVQFGVSESTAHNIFHDWIKILGELLPASLLEQVKKKAMIGKGIKKSWSSGY, encoded by the coding sequence ATGAGTTCTTTACTGGAATACATTACATCTAACCCTCAAGAAACTAAACGGTTGTTGGGAATTGATTACCAACAGTTGCAATGGCTAATCGTAGAAGCAGAAGCTCTCTTCAACCAATTCCAAGGTGGAGAAGAAGAAACCAAGATTAGAATAATAAAAAAAGGTGGTGGTAGAAAGCCAAAATTATCTGTGACAGAGCAGATATTATTAACTTTAGTTTATCTGCACCATATGCCGACATTTCAACTACTAGGTGTGCAGTTCGGGGTAAGTGAATCAACGGCACACAATATATTCCATGACTGGATAAAAATTTTGGGTGAATTGTTGCCAGCATCTCTTTTAGAACAAGTAAAAAAAAAGGCAATGATTGGAAAAGGTATAAAGAAGTCCTGGAGCAGTGGGTATTAG
- a CDS encoding leucine-rich repeat domain-containing protein, with protein MVIDSIVLTAPSHAKTVAKTKVRKAKKPVIARKPVKAQIAVKFKDAKLEAAIRQQLGIRNKPLTLNILQGVKNLNISNAEITSLEGIQALRNLTTLNLFANQISDVKPLRSLTKLTTLELVSNKISDVKPLFGLTNLNRLDLSDNKISDVKPLTGLTKLTELDLSDNKISDVEPLFGLTNLGVLDLSRNKLSDLKPLWGLTKLTMLLLNTNQISDLKPLANLTKLTTLDLSDNKISDVKPLTGLTKLTELALGDNKISDLKPLLGLTNLTELVLNTNEISDVTSLTGLTNITSLHLGGNKISNVTSLTGLTKLAWLYLGGNKINNCQSLPKKLRLAWERAEIYNCIPMKTDQRIPMNMYQNFLVNWDEQAQPRLYALIRTPKEYDQLFHPAATMWNPRPFHPEASLYDNSQILVVAGVFATNNLLDVDEVFEDEQVTIKDGELTLRYRLKRPQANVDAAHYKFFLAIQVPKAAYRQVTIIEDGKLVGQLKPTQGLWSVPKLTQK; from the coding sequence ATGGTGATTGATTCAATAGTACTTACTGCACCAAGCCATGCCAAAACTGTTGCTAAAACTAAAGTTCGTAAGGCTAAAAAGCCAGTTATAGCCAGGAAACCCGTGAAGGCTCAGATTGCAGTTAAATTTAAGGATGCTAAGTTGGAAGCTGCGATTAGGCAGCAACTAGGTATTCGCAATAAGCCACTGACGTTAAATATTCTGCAAGGGGTAAAAAATTTAAATATCAGTAACGCAGAAATAACTTCATTAGAGGGAATTCAAGCACTTCGGAATCTGACTACATTGAATTTGTTTGCAAACCAAATCAGTGATGTGAAACCACTAAGAAGTTTAACTAAATTAACTACGTTGGAATTAGTTAGCAACAAAATCAGTGATGTAAAACCACTTTTTGGTTTGACTAATCTCAATAGGCTGGACTTGAGTGACAACAAAATCAGTGATGTGAAACCATTAACAGGTTTGACTAAATTAACTGAACTGGACTTGAGTGACAACAAAATCAGTGATGTGGAACCACTTTTTGGTTTGACTAATTTAGGTGTGCTGGACTTGAGCCGCAACAAACTCAGTGATTTGAAACCACTATGGGGTTTGACTAAATTAACTATGCTGCTCCTGAATACCAACCAAATCAGTGATTTGAAACCATTAGCGAATTTAACTAAATTAACTACGCTGGACTTGAGTGACAACAAAATCAGTGATGTGAAACCATTAACAGGTTTGACTAAATTAACTGAACTGGCCTTGGGTGACAACAAAATCAGTGATTTGAAACCACTCTTGGGTTTGACTAATCTAACTGAACTGGTCTTGAATACCAACGAAATTAGTGATGTGACATCACTAACGGGTTTGACTAATATAACTAGCCTGCACTTGGGTGGCAACAAAATTAGTAATGTGACATCACTAACAGGTTTGACTAAATTAGCTTGGCTGTACTTGGGTGGCAACAAAATTAATAACTGTCAATCATTACCCAAAAAACTTCGTCTGGCATGGGAACGCGCCGAGATCTACAATTGCATCCCTATGAAAACAGACCAGCGCATCCCTATGAATATGTACCAGAACTTCCTGGTTAACTGGGACGAGCAGGCCCAGCCGCGACTCTATGCGCTGATCCGGACACCCAAGGAGTACGACCAGCTATTCCATCCCGCAGCTACAATGTGGAATCCCCGCCCGTTCCATCCGGAGGCGAGCCTGTACGACAACAGCCAGATCCTTGTGGTGGCGGGAGTGTTTGCCACCAATAATTTGTTGGATGTGGACGAGGTATTCGAGGACGAGCAGGTAACGATCAAAGATGGGGAGTTGACGCTGCGTTATCGGCTGAAGCGACCACAGGCCAACGTTGACGCTGCACACTACAAGTTCTTCTTGGCTATCCAAGTGCCGAAGGCGGCTTACCGTCAGGTGACAATCATCGAGGATGGGAAGCTGGTCGGCCAGCTTAAGCCGACCCAGGGGCTATGGAGCGTCCCGAAGCTGACACAGAAGTGA
- a CDS encoding peptidoglycan-binding domain-containing protein, with the protein MSNPILRLGSKRESVKNLPNLLAITSDGNFGSKTEAVVKQFQHQSALVEDGIVSEETWNKERTLTNFTW; encoded by the coding sequence ATGTCTAATCCAATTTTGCGTCTTGGTAGTAAACGTGAAAGTGTTAAAAATTTGCCAAACCTTCTCGCTATTACTAGCGATGGTAATTTTGGTTCCAAAACCGAAGCAGTAGTGAAACAATTCCAACATCAATCTGCACTGGTCGAAGATGGCATCGTTAGCGAGGAAACTTGGAACAAAGAGCGCACTTTAACTAATTTCACGTGGTGA
- a CDS encoding tyrosine-type recombinase/integrase: MPITLQKGIDPATQDIIWLVLDENYQVIEPIQRYLTFLCGIKSPNTVESYGYSLKAWWEFLQSKNLDWKEVKLTNLEDFVYWLRVGDISKIVSMQPIQAKRSERSINLAVTAVTTFYEYHIAHHSVDSKTFDRLIITRGTTRRGFLDGISKSKPTRQKLVKLKEPKKFPGCLTDEQIEILVNSCHRLRDKFLILLLNGTGIRIGELLGLQHEDIGDGNDYFIYVRKRRHSHNVRAKGQERTIPVIPELLQMYNNYLIYEYPEVESNYVFVNIWEGEIGMPMKQAVINTMFARLSKKTGIKVHPHLFRHSYATRLLKNNCSPDRVKYLLGHSSIQTTLDVYSHVIAETDLRVIIEEENNYRE, encoded by the coding sequence GTGCCTATAACTCTTCAAAAAGGAATTGACCCCGCTACGCAGGACATCATCTGGTTAGTATTGGATGAAAACTATCAAGTAATAGAACCGATTCAGCGTTACTTGACGTTCCTGTGTGGAATTAAATCCCCCAATACAGTGGAATCCTATGGCTACAGCTTAAAAGCATGGTGGGAGTTCCTACAAAGCAAAAACCTTGACTGGAAAGAAGTAAAACTGACGAATTTAGAAGATTTTGTTTATTGGCTGAGAGTAGGAGACATCAGTAAAATCGTGTCCATGCAGCCTATTCAAGCCAAACGGAGCGAACGCAGTATCAATCTAGCGGTAACGGCAGTAACAACTTTTTATGAGTATCATATAGCCCATCATAGCGTTGACTCTAAGACATTTGACCGTCTGATTATTACAAGAGGAACAACCCGTAGAGGATTCCTCGACGGTATCAGTAAGTCTAAACCCACTCGACAGAAGCTAGTCAAACTTAAAGAGCCAAAGAAATTCCCTGGCTGTTTAACCGATGAGCAAATAGAAATTTTAGTCAATAGCTGTCATCGACTCAGAGATAAATTCTTAATTCTATTGCTAAATGGGACAGGAATAAGAATTGGGGAATTACTAGGATTACAACACGAAGATATAGGAGATGGAAATGATTACTTTATTTATGTAAGAAAACGTCGGCACTCTCATAACGTAAGAGCTAAAGGACAAGAGAGAACAATTCCTGTGATTCCTGAACTTCTACAAATGTATAACAATTACCTAATTTATGAGTACCCTGAAGTGGAATCAAACTATGTGTTTGTCAACATTTGGGAAGGAGAAATCGGGATGCCGATGAAACAGGCTGTTATTAATACTATGTTTGCTAGATTAAGTAAAAAAACAGGAATTAAAGTACATCCTCATTTATTTCGTCATAGCTATGCAACTCGTTTATTAAAAAATAATTGTTCACCAGATCGAGTAAAATATTTATTAGGACATAGTTCTATACAAACTACATTAGATGTTTATTCTCATGTCATCGCAGAAACTGATTTAAGAGTTATTATTGAAGAGGAAAATAACTATCGTGAGTAG
- a CDS encoding DUF3828 domain-containing protein, producing MVRNLYKQHDAQKSPFFQSTNRALVDKYFTLKLADLIWKDAMINSQGQVGVLNFDPLYDSQDPQPKNFAVTTTKIRQDRATVLASFFSYGRKETISFALVQQKGNWKIADIKYSNGYTLLKILSQNSQ from the coding sequence CTGGTTAGAAATTTATACAAGCAGCACGACGCGCAGAAAAGTCCCTTTTTCCAGTCAACGAATCGCGCGCTGGTTGACAAGTATTTCACTCTTAAGCTGGCAGACCTAATTTGGAAGGATGCGATGATCAACTCGCAGGGGCAAGTCGGTGTGCTCAATTTCGACCCGCTTTATGATTCTCAAGACCCACAGCCGAAGAACTTCGCCGTGACCACGACCAAAATTAGGCAGGACAGGGCGACAGTCCTTGCCTCCTTTTTCAGTTACGGCAGGAAGGAAACTATATCCTTCGCACTCGTGCAGCAGAAGGGCAACTGGAAAATCGCAGACATTAAATATAGCAACGGCTACACCCTGCTCAAGATACTCAGCCAAAATAGCCAATAG